One Lysobacter enzymogenes DNA segment encodes these proteins:
- the gltB gene encoding glutamate synthase large subunit: protein MQARQECPSLPNRARAESQGLYDPRDERDSCGFGLIAQLDDRPSRALVDRALEALSRMTHRGGVAADGLSGDGCGLLIRHPDAFLRLIAREANIRPGANFAAGLVFLPHDADAAARARDTLNDTLRSEGMRVTGWRVVPTNLDACGELARQTMPRIEQVFVDAAAPFDPAAFQRSLFLARRRAEQRLREERDFYVVSLSSASIGYKGMVLPDRLMQLYPDLQRPELAASAVVFHQRFSTNTTPRWPLAQPFRLLAHNGEINTIAGNRAWAQARAHAWRTPNLDLREFEHIVSVDGSDSQSLDNMLEVLQAGGMDLLKAMRILIPPATQSLEYKDADLAAFYEYYALNTEPWDGPAGIVTCDGRYAACTLDRNGLRPARWLRSRDRHFLIASEAGVWELPAEEIEAKGKLGPGEMIAVDLYQGELLDSEAIDRVNRARAPYKRWLKQGMTYLHSELIDPNLAAEPFDHETLAGFQKLFQLTREEREQVLRPLAEIEQEATGSMGDDVPMAVLSQQVRPLYDHFRQAFAQVTNPPIDPLREDCVMSLATQIGREGNIFVDGPNNVGHIHLNSPVLAQRKLRQLLAMAPYDQSHRYIDLNYSAEEGLQAALLRLCREAEDATREGIVLLIVSDRRPRRDALMMHALLATGAIHQHLVRIGLRCEANLIIETGTARDPHHFACLIGFGATAVYPYLAYQTLHDLGARGILRTKHGEVAQIGRSYRRAIKKGLLKIISKMGIATIGSYRGAQLFEIIGLDREVVDLCFAGTPSRISGAGFALLQGDDETLADIAWNPNRLPEIGGLLKYTPGGEYHLFNPDVVTRLQRAVGSGQWSDWQHYAEAVNERPTAALRDLLELEADPSRAIPLEDVEPIEAIVRRFDSAAMSLGALSPEAHEALAIAMNRLGGRSNSGEGGEDPARYRSDKVSKIKQIASGRFGVTPEYLVNAEVLQIKVAQGAKPGEGGQLPGHKVNELIARLRYAMPGIGLISPPPHHDIYSIEDLAQLIHDLRQVNPQALISVKLVSHAGVGTIATGVAKAGADLITVSGHDGGTGASPLSSIRYAGTPWELGLAEARQALIGNDLRERVILQTDGGLKSGLDVVKAALLGAESFGFGTAPMIALGCKYLRICHLNNCATGVATQDNALRRDHFTGLPERVENFFRLLAEEVRHWLASLGVRTLGEIVGRTDLLRQRAGDSVRQQRLDLSPLLAGSGLAHGGHCGMPAPPAEPEGLALQLDTDLAAAIAHKAGGEYSYKIRNTDRSIGARLSGRIARAHGDRGMNDAPLTLRFQGTAGQSFGAFQAGGLQFELTGEANDYVGKGMAGGRIVLRPPAGARYAAHETPILGNTCLYGATGGELYAAGRAGERFGVRNSGATAVVEGAGDHCCEYMTGGVVAVLGRTGLNFGAGFTGGMAYVLDVERDFVDRYNHELIDILRISADGFEHHRSHLHDLLETHVALTGSAWARRILDEMRDYLGKFWLVKPKAASLESLAETLRSAA, encoded by the coding sequence ATGCAAGCCAGGCAAGAATGTCCGAGCCTCCCGAACCGCGCGCGCGCGGAGTCGCAGGGGCTCTACGATCCCCGCGACGAGCGGGACAGCTGCGGTTTCGGGCTGATCGCGCAGCTCGACGATCGTCCCAGCCGCGCCCTGGTCGACCGCGCCCTGGAAGCGCTGTCGCGCATGACCCATCGCGGCGGCGTCGCCGCCGACGGCCTCAGCGGCGACGGCTGCGGCCTGCTGATCCGCCATCCCGACGCGTTCTTGCGCCTGATCGCGCGCGAAGCCAACATCCGTCCGGGCGCGAACTTCGCCGCCGGCCTGGTGTTCCTGCCGCACGACGCCGACGCCGCCGCGCGCGCGCGCGACACCCTCAACGACACCCTGCGCAGCGAAGGCATGCGGGTGACCGGCTGGCGCGTGGTGCCGACCAACCTGGACGCCTGCGGCGAACTCGCACGCCAGACCATGCCGCGGATCGAGCAGGTGTTCGTCGACGCCGCCGCGCCGTTCGATCCGGCCGCGTTCCAGCGCTCGCTGTTCCTGGCCCGGCGCCGCGCCGAGCAACGCCTGCGCGAAGAGCGCGACTTCTATGTGGTGAGCCTGTCCTCGGCCAGCATCGGCTACAAGGGTATGGTCCTGCCGGATCGGCTGATGCAGCTGTATCCGGATCTGCAACGACCCGAACTGGCCGCCAGCGCGGTGGTGTTCCACCAGCGCTTCTCCACCAACACCACGCCGCGCTGGCCGCTGGCGCAGCCGTTCCGCCTGCTCGCCCACAACGGCGAGATCAACACCATCGCCGGCAACCGCGCCTGGGCGCAGGCGCGCGCGCACGCCTGGCGCACGCCGAACCTGGACCTGCGCGAATTCGAGCACATCGTCAGCGTCGACGGCTCGGACTCGCAAAGCCTCGACAACATGCTGGAAGTGCTGCAGGCCGGCGGCATGGACCTGCTCAAGGCGATGCGCATCCTGATTCCGCCGGCGACCCAATCGCTCGAATACAAGGACGCCGACCTCGCCGCGTTCTACGAGTACTACGCGCTCAACACCGAGCCGTGGGACGGCCCGGCCGGCATCGTCACCTGCGACGGCCGCTACGCCGCCTGCACGCTCGACCGCAACGGCCTGCGCCCGGCGCGCTGGCTGCGCTCGCGCGACCGCCATTTCCTGATCGCCTCCGAAGCCGGCGTGTGGGAACTGCCGGCCGAGGAGATCGAAGCCAAGGGCAAGCTCGGCCCGGGCGAGATGATCGCCGTCGACCTGTATCAGGGCGAGCTGCTGGATTCGGAAGCCATCGACCGGGTCAACCGCGCGCGCGCGCCGTACAAGCGCTGGCTCAAGCAGGGCATGACCTACCTGCACAGCGAACTGATCGATCCGAACCTGGCCGCCGAACCGTTCGACCACGAAACCCTCGCCGGCTTCCAGAAGCTGTTCCAGCTGACCCGCGAAGAGCGCGAGCAGGTGCTGCGCCCGCTGGCCGAGATCGAGCAGGAAGCCACCGGCTCGATGGGCGACGACGTGCCGATGGCGGTGCTCTCGCAACAGGTGCGGCCGCTGTACGACCACTTCCGCCAAGCCTTCGCCCAGGTCACCAACCCGCCGATCGACCCGCTGCGCGAGGACTGCGTGATGTCGCTGGCGACCCAGATCGGGCGCGAGGGCAACATCTTCGTCGACGGGCCGAACAACGTCGGCCACATCCACCTCAACTCGCCGGTGCTGGCCCAGCGCAAGCTGCGCCAGCTGCTTGCGATGGCGCCCTACGACCAGTCGCACCGCTACATCGACCTCAACTACAGCGCCGAGGAAGGGCTGCAGGCGGCGCTGCTGCGGCTGTGCCGCGAGGCCGAGGACGCCACCCGCGAAGGCATCGTGCTGCTGATCGTCAGCGACCGCCGCCCGCGCCGCGACGCGCTGATGATGCACGCGCTGCTGGCCACCGGCGCGATCCACCAGCACCTGGTGCGGATCGGCCTGCGCTGCGAAGCCAACCTCATCATCGAGACCGGCACCGCGCGCGACCCGCACCACTTCGCCTGCCTGATCGGCTTCGGCGCGACCGCGGTGTATCCGTACCTGGCCTACCAGACCCTGCACGACCTGGGCGCGCGCGGCATCCTGCGCACCAAGCACGGCGAGGTCGCGCAGATCGGCCGCAGCTACCGCCGCGCGATCAAGAAGGGCCTGCTCAAGATCATCTCGAAGATGGGCATCGCCACCATCGGCAGCTACCGCGGCGCGCAGCTGTTCGAGATCATCGGCCTGGACCGGGAAGTCGTCGACCTGTGCTTCGCCGGCACGCCCTCGCGCATCAGCGGCGCCGGCTTCGCGCTGCTGCAGGGCGACGACGAAACCCTCGCCGACATCGCCTGGAATCCGAACCGGCTGCCGGAGATCGGCGGCCTGCTCAAGTACACGCCCGGCGGCGAGTACCACCTGTTCAACCCCGACGTGGTCACCCGCCTGCAGCGCGCGGTCGGCAGCGGGCAGTGGAGCGATTGGCAGCATTACGCCGAAGCGGTCAACGAACGCCCGACCGCGGCGCTGCGCGACCTGCTGGAACTCGAAGCCGATCCTTCGCGGGCGATTCCTCTGGAAGATGTCGAACCCATCGAAGCCATCGTGCGCCGCTTCGACTCGGCCGCGATGAGCCTGGGCGCGCTGTCGCCGGAAGCGCACGAGGCGCTGGCGATCGCGATGAACCGGCTCGGCGGGCGCTCGAACTCCGGCGAAGGCGGCGAGGACCCGGCGCGCTACCGCAGCGACAAGGTCTCGAAGATCAAGCAGATCGCGTCGGGCCGCTTCGGCGTCACCCCGGAGTACCTGGTCAACGCCGAAGTGCTGCAGATCAAGGTCGCCCAGGGCGCCAAGCCCGGCGAAGGCGGCCAGCTGCCGGGGCACAAGGTCAACGAGCTGATCGCGCGGCTGCGCTACGCGATGCCGGGCATCGGCCTGATCTCGCCGCCGCCGCACCACGACATCTATTCGATCGAAGACTTGGCCCAGCTGATCCACGACCTGCGCCAGGTCAATCCGCAGGCGCTGATCTCGGTGAAGCTGGTCTCGCACGCCGGCGTGGGCACCATCGCCACCGGCGTGGCCAAGGCCGGCGCCGACCTGATCACCGTGTCCGGCCACGACGGCGGCACCGGCGCCAGCCCGCTGTCGTCGATCCGCTACGCCGGCACGCCGTGGGAACTGGGCCTGGCCGAGGCGCGCCAGGCGCTGATCGGCAACGACCTGCGCGAGCGCGTGATCCTGCAGACCGACGGCGGGCTCAAGAGCGGCCTGGACGTGGTCAAGGCGGCGCTGCTGGGCGCGGAGAGCTTCGGCTTCGGCACCGCGCCGATGATCGCGCTGGGCTGCAAGTACCTGCGCATCTGCCACCTCAACAACTGCGCCACCGGCGTGGCCACGCAGGACAACGCGCTGCGCCGCGACCATTTCACCGGCCTGCCCGAACGCGTGGAGAACTTCTTCCGCCTGCTGGCCGAGGAAGTGCGCCATTGGCTGGCGTCGCTGGGCGTGCGCACGCTCGGCGAAATCGTCGGCCGCACCGACCTGCTGCGCCAGCGCGCCGGCGACAGCGTGCGCCAGCAGCGCCTGGACCTGTCGCCGCTGCTGGCCGGCTCGGGCCTGGCCCACGGCGGCCATTGCGGCATGCCGGCGCCGCCGGCCGAGCCCGAAGGCCTGGCGCTGCAGCTCGACACCGACCTGGCCGCGGCGATCGCGCACAAGGCCGGCGGCGAGTACAGCTACAAGATCCGCAACACCGACCGCAGCATCGGCGCGCGCCTGTCCGGGCGCATCGCCCGCGCCCACGGCGACCGCGGCATGAACGACGCGCCGCTGACCTTGCGCTTCCAGGGCACCGCCGGCCAGAGCTTCGGCGCGTTCCAGGCCGGCGGCCTGCAGTTCGAGCTCACCGGCGAAGCCAACGACTACGTCGGCAAGGGCATGGCCGGCGGCCGCATCGTGCTGCGCCCGCCCGCCGGCGCGCGCTACGCCGCGCACGAGACCCCGATCCTCGGCAACACCTGTCTGTACGGCGCCACCGGCGGCGAGCTCTACGCCGCCGGCCGCGCTGGCGAGCGCTTCGGCGTGCGCAACTCCGGCGCGACCGCGGTGGTGGAAGGCGCCGGCGATCACTGCTGCGAGTACATGACCGGCGGCGTGGTCGCGGTGCTCGGTCGCACCGGCCTGAACTTCGGCGCCGGCTTCACCGGCGGCATGGCCTACGTGCTCGATGTCGAGCGCGATTTCGTCGACCGCTACAACCACGAGCTGATCGACATCCTGCGCATCTCCGCCGACGGTTTCGAGCACCACCGCTCGCACCTGCACGACCTGTTGGAGACGCACGTGGCGCTGACCGGCAGCGCCTGGGCGCGGCGCATCCTCGACGAGATGCGCGATTACCTGGGCAAGTTCTGGCTGGTCAAGCCCAAGGCCGCGAGCCTGGAATCGCTGGCCGAAACCCTGAGGAGCGCGGCGTGA
- a CDS encoding FAD-dependent oxidoreductase, translating to MSKKQVFQFRDAPREMPSRIPLQLRLDGDWGELYGRFAEVEAKKQAGRCLDCGNPYCGWACPLHNYIPNWLELAREGRLHEAASLCHETNPLPEVCGRVCPQDRLCEGSCTLNDGFGAVTIGAVEKYIVDNALADGWRPDLSAVTASGHRVAIVGAGPAGLSCADRLARAGIQAVVFDRYEHIGGLLHFGIPSFKLEKSVMATRREVLEGMGVQFRLGVEIGRDIAFDALVAEFDAVFLGLGTYRYTDGGLPGQDLRHVLPALPFLVQNGRIVHGEGANASSAPIAGWEDHIELPDLRGKRVIVLGGGDTGMDCVRSAVRLGAAQVSCVYRRDEVNMPGSAREVANAREEGVQFLFNRQPLELIGDGEAVGGVRVAQTRLGAPDARGRQRAEIVEGSEETLDADVVVIAFGFQPDPPAWLAQQGIELADNGRIKVLATSESCATRRKTAAGLPYQTANPKVFAGGDAVRGADLVVTAAFEGREAAAGIVSLLRERAPLAAARDEKLAKTG from the coding sequence ATGAGCAAGAAGCAAGTCTTCCAATTCCGCGATGCCCCGCGCGAGATGCCCTCGCGCATTCCGCTGCAATTGCGCCTGGACGGCGACTGGGGCGAGTTGTACGGCCGCTTCGCCGAAGTCGAAGCCAAGAAGCAGGCCGGCCGTTGCCTGGACTGCGGCAACCCGTACTGCGGCTGGGCCTGCCCGCTGCACAACTACATTCCCAACTGGCTGGAGCTGGCGCGCGAAGGCCGCCTGCACGAAGCCGCCTCGCTGTGCCACGAGACCAATCCGCTGCCCGAAGTCTGCGGCCGGGTGTGCCCGCAAGACCGCTTGTGCGAAGGCAGCTGCACGCTCAACGACGGCTTCGGCGCGGTCACCATCGGCGCGGTCGAGAAGTACATCGTCGACAACGCGCTCGCCGACGGCTGGCGCCCCGACCTGTCCGCGGTGACCGCCAGCGGCCATCGCGTCGCCATCGTCGGCGCCGGCCCGGCCGGGCTGTCCTGCGCCGACCGCCTCGCCCGCGCCGGCATCCAGGCGGTGGTGTTCGATCGCTACGAACACATCGGCGGGTTGCTGCACTTCGGCATCCCCAGCTTCAAGCTGGAGAAGTCGGTGATGGCCACCCGCCGCGAGGTGCTCGAAGGCATGGGCGTACAGTTCCGCCTCGGCGTCGAGATCGGCCGCGACATCGCCTTCGACGCGCTGGTCGCCGAGTTCGACGCGGTGTTCCTCGGCCTGGGCACCTATCGCTACACCGACGGCGGCCTGCCGGGCCAGGACCTGCGCCACGTGCTGCCGGCGCTGCCGTTCCTGGTCCAGAACGGGCGCATCGTCCACGGCGAGGGCGCGAACGCGAGTTCGGCGCCGATCGCCGGCTGGGAAGACCATATCGAACTGCCCGACCTGCGCGGCAAGCGGGTGATCGTGCTCGGCGGCGGCGACACCGGCATGGACTGCGTGCGCAGCGCGGTGCGGCTGGGCGCGGCCCAAGTCAGCTGCGTGTACCGCCGCGACGAGGTCAACATGCCCGGCTCGGCGCGCGAAGTCGCCAACGCGCGCGAGGAAGGCGTGCAGTTCCTGTTCAACCGCCAGCCGCTGGAGCTGATCGGCGACGGCGAAGCGGTCGGCGGCGTGCGCGTGGCCCAGACCCGGCTCGGCGCGCCCGACGCGCGCGGCCGCCAGCGCGCCGAAATCGTCGAAGGCAGCGAGGAGACGCTCGACGCCGACGTGGTGGTGATCGCGTTCGGCTTCCAGCCCGACCCGCCGGCGTGGCTGGCGCAGCAGGGCATCGAGTTGGCCGACAACGGCCGGATCAAGGTCCTGGCGACCAGCGAAAGCTGCGCGACCCGGCGCAAGACCGCGGCCGGACTGCCGTACCAGACCGCCAACCCGAAGGTGTTCGCCGGCGGCGACGCGGTGCGCGGCGCCGACCTGGTGGTCACCGCGGCGTTCGAAGGCCGCGAGGCGGCGGCGGGGATCGTGTCGCTGCTGCGCGAGCGCGCGCCGCTGGCGGCCGCGCGCGACGAGAAGCTGGCCAAGACCGGTTGA
- the folE gene encoding GTP cyclohydrolase I FolE: protein MADTPDKPSREQAEAAVRTLLAWAGEDPSREGLLDTPKRVVTAYGDWFSGYDDDPREYLARTFEEVAGYDEMIVLRDIEFESHCEHHMAPIIGKAHVGYLPSGKVVGISKLARVVETYARRFQVQEKMTAQIAQSIQDVLQPLGVGVVVEGAHECMTTRGVHKRGVSMITSKMLGMFRDDARTRAEFLRFIDVGPGR from the coding sequence ATGGCCGACACCCCCGACAAGCCCAGCCGCGAGCAAGCCGAGGCCGCGGTCCGCACCCTGCTGGCCTGGGCCGGCGAGGACCCGAGCCGCGAAGGCCTGCTCGACACGCCCAAGCGCGTGGTCACCGCCTACGGCGACTGGTTCAGCGGCTACGACGACGACCCGCGCGAATACCTGGCGCGCACCTTCGAGGAAGTGGCCGGCTACGACGAGATGATCGTGCTGCGCGACATCGAGTTCGAAAGCCACTGCGAGCACCACATGGCGCCGATCATCGGCAAGGCGCACGTGGGCTACCTGCCCAGCGGCAAGGTCGTGGGCATCAGCAAGCTCGCGCGCGTGGTCGAGACCTACGCGCGCCGCTTCCAGGTGCAGGAGAAGATGACCGCGCAGATCGCCCAGTCGATCCAGGACGTGCTGCAGCCGCTCGGCGTCGGCGTGGTGGTCGAAGGCGCGCACGAGTGCATGACCACGCGCGGCGTGCACAAGCGCGGCGTCAGCATGATCACCTCGAAGATGCTCGGCATGTTCCGCGACGACGCGCGCACGCGCGCCGAGTTCCTGCGCTTCATCGACGTCGGCCCGGGGCGCTGA
- a CDS encoding sensor domain-containing diguanylate cyclase, translating into MRKAVWALTIALLCALLAGMPAAAQSLKVDVLLTETDLQTPPVGAPVLRSLVAERPTDAIRFSLPRREEGYWLRLTSQRTIKPGDGQILVVRGLRASGPLLYYPPGVSSAREIEDAEHGGVPLMRRGWVLPLPNGWPTSSVAYVRIQGRAAMSEMRLSFATIPELARQERGDARFMAAAFTAMMLMAVAMVGVWVAFRDFVYLGYGAYLACMATYLLLRSGDASEMWGLAGMANEPAVGWALATLATIFQLGFSVRFLDLPRLMPRTTWVLRIVQWANIVWLLVLLLLREHVYGWWYIGGNALLLLGVPLMLVIAVAAWRKGAPYAGYYLLGWTPMLVLAAALAANILGLQDAEWAERGLALTAVLESAVLALALSQHAANRHRIVLLARQSVERDPLTGALNAQVLEQMLQAWSSPGSLNVNNYALLLVDLDGFGEVNARYGRAVGDALLQQALSRMRGVLRPDDTIARMEGDCFGIVSECERAESEMLARRIGETFAQRPFRIDSHEIVMSVSIGLAMSQRGESVPALFERARLALRHAAAAGRNAVSTAQGGGRDVAVVLQAE; encoded by the coding sequence ATGCGCAAGGCGGTGTGGGCGCTGACGATCGCGTTGCTGTGCGCGCTGCTGGCGGGCATGCCGGCGGCCGCGCAATCGCTCAAGGTCGACGTGCTGCTCACCGAGACCGACCTGCAGACCCCGCCGGTCGGCGCGCCGGTGCTGCGCAGCCTGGTCGCCGAACGCCCGACCGACGCCATCCGCTTCAGCCTGCCGCGGCGCGAGGAAGGCTATTGGCTGCGCCTGACCAGCCAGCGCACGATCAAGCCCGGCGACGGCCAGATCCTGGTGGTGCGCGGGCTGCGCGCGTCCGGGCCGCTGCTGTACTACCCGCCCGGGGTCAGCAGCGCGCGCGAGATCGAGGACGCCGAACACGGCGGCGTGCCGCTGATGCGGCGCGGCTGGGTGCTGCCGCTGCCGAACGGCTGGCCGACCTCGTCGGTGGCCTACGTGCGCATCCAGGGCCGCGCGGCGATGAGCGAGATGCGCCTGAGCTTCGCCACCATTCCCGAACTGGCGCGGCAGGAGCGCGGCGACGCGCGCTTCATGGCCGCCGCGTTCACCGCGATGATGCTGATGGCGGTGGCCATGGTCGGGGTGTGGGTGGCGTTCCGCGACTTCGTCTACCTCGGCTACGGCGCCTACCTGGCGTGCATGGCCACCTACCTGCTGCTGCGCTCGGGCGACGCCTCGGAAATGTGGGGCCTGGCCGGCATGGCCAACGAACCGGCGGTGGGTTGGGCGCTGGCGACCCTGGCGACGATCTTCCAGCTCGGCTTCAGCGTGCGCTTCCTCGACCTGCCGCGGCTGATGCCGCGCACCACCTGGGTGCTGCGGATCGTGCAGTGGGCCAACATCGTCTGGCTGCTGGTGTTGCTGCTGCTGCGCGAACACGTCTACGGCTGGTGGTACATCGGCGGCAACGCGCTGTTGCTGCTGGGCGTGCCGCTGATGCTGGTGATCGCGGTCGCGGCCTGGCGCAAGGGCGCGCCGTACGCGGGCTATTACCTGCTGGGCTGGACGCCGATGCTGGTGCTGGCGGCGGCGCTGGCGGCCAACATCCTCGGCCTGCAGGACGCCGAGTGGGCCGAGCGCGGGCTGGCGCTGACCGCGGTGCTGGAATCGGCGGTGCTGGCGCTGGCGTTGAGCCAGCACGCCGCCAACCGCCACCGCATCGTGCTGCTGGCGCGGCAGTCGGTCGAGCGCGATCCGCTGACCGGCGCGCTCAACGCCCAGGTGCTGGAGCAGATGCTGCAGGCCTGGTCGTCGCCGGGCAGCCTCAACGTCAACAACTACGCGCTGTTGCTGGTCGACCTGGACGGCTTCGGCGAGGTCAACGCGCGTTACGGCCGCGCGGTCGGCGACGCGCTGCTGCAACAGGCGCTCTCGCGCATGCGCGGGGTGCTGCGTCCGGACGACACCATCGCGCGCATGGAGGGCGACTGCTTCGGCATCGTCAGCGAATGCGAGCGCGCCGAGAGCGAGATGCTGGCGCGGCGCATCGGCGAGACCTTCGCCCAGCGTCCGTTCCGCATCGACAGCCACGAGATCGTGATGAGCGTGAGCATCGGCCTGGCGATGTCGCAACGCGGCGAGAGCGTGCCGGCGTTGTTCGAACGCGCGCGGCTGGCCCTGCGCCACGCCGCGGCGGCCGGGCGCAACGCGGTCAGCACCGCCCAGGGCGGCGGCCGCGACGTGGCGGTGGTGCTGCAAGCCGAATGA
- a CDS encoding multidrug resistance efflux transporter family protein, producing the protein MSARRHALYAVLIALASALFFTCTYVLNRAAADGDGHWAWTASLRYLFTLPMLLAVMPLQGGIGPVWRAIRAHPGPWLAWSAVGFGLFYLCLSYAAASGPSWLVAATFQLTVIAGMLCAPLLYRDERARVPLPALLVGAAIVAGVLLMQLGHGGGRLDRAGWIALICVAVAAFAYPLGNRGLLLHLERAGIELNATQRVFGMTLASQPLWWASALYAGVEAGAPTAAQAWLAAGVALGAGVIATILFFQATGMVRNDPTALAATEAMQAAEIVFATAIGALWLGEAWPRGQALAGAGIVVLGIVGFSAVAARAAAGNERRLRRLRSDRGG; encoded by the coding sequence GTGAGCGCGCGCCGGCACGCGCTGTACGCGGTGCTGATCGCGCTGGCCTCGGCGCTGTTCTTCACCTGCACCTACGTGCTCAACCGCGCCGCCGCCGACGGCGACGGGCACTGGGCCTGGACCGCGTCGCTGCGGTACCTGTTCACCCTGCCGATGCTGTTGGCGGTGATGCCGCTGCAGGGCGGGATCGGGCCGGTGTGGCGCGCGATCCGCGCCCATCCGGGACCGTGGCTGGCCTGGAGCGCGGTCGGCTTCGGCTTGTTCTACCTGTGCCTGAGCTACGCCGCCGCCAGCGGCCCGTCGTGGCTGGTCGCCGCGACCTTCCAGCTCACCGTGATCGCCGGGATGCTGTGCGCGCCGCTGCTCTATCGCGACGAACGCGCGCGCGTGCCGTTGCCGGCGCTGCTGGTCGGCGCGGCCATCGTCGCCGGCGTGCTGTTGATGCAGCTCGGCCACGGCGGCGGCCGGCTCGACCGCGCCGGCTGGATCGCGCTGATCTGCGTGGCGGTGGCCGCGTTCGCCTATCCGCTCGGCAACCGCGGCCTGCTGTTGCACCTGGAGCGGGCCGGGATCGAACTCAACGCCACCCAGCGCGTGTTCGGCATGACCCTGGCGAGCCAGCCGCTGTGGTGGGCGAGCGCGCTCTACGCCGGCGTCGAGGCCGGCGCGCCGACGGCCGCGCAGGCGTGGCTGGCCGCGGGCGTGGCGCTGGGCGCGGGAGTGATCGCCACGATCCTGTTCTTCCAGGCCACCGGCATGGTCCGCAACGATCCCACCGCGCTGGCCGCGACCGAGGCGATGCAGGCGGCGGAAATCGTCTTCGCCACCGCGATCGGCGCGCTGTGGCTGGGCGAGGCGTGGCCGCGCGGCCAGGCGCTGGCCGGGGCCGGGATCGTGGTGCTGGGCATCGTCGGCTTCAGCGCGGTGGCCGCGCGCGCCGCCGCCGGCAACGAGCGGCGGCTGCGGCGGTTGCGCAGCGATCGCGGCGGCTGA
- the bioC gene encoding malonyl-ACP O-methyltransferase BioC, which produces MTDLFDHRQVRRSFSRAAHGYDQAAALQREVGARLSETLDYLDERVPDVVVDVGCGPGHLSAAMQQRWPRAQVIALDLALPMLREARGRFGEGGWRPRLLGGARRPDPVCADARALPLRDASVDVLFSNLCLQWVEDLPAVFAGFRRVLKPGGLLLVSTFGPDTLFELRGAFAEADAAPHVSPFASIAQFGDALIAAGFKNPVLDRDEFVLGHDDLGHLMRELRTLGATNASVDRRRSLTGRARFARAAEAYEPLRGADGKLPATWEVVYAHAWGPEPGTPIRVGGVDEVQVPASSIRVRQRP; this is translated from the coding sequence ATGACCGATCTGTTCGACCACCGCCAAGTGCGCCGCTCGTTCTCGCGCGCCGCGCACGGCTACGACCAGGCCGCCGCGCTGCAGCGCGAAGTCGGCGCGCGCCTGAGCGAAACCCTGGATTATCTCGACGAGCGCGTGCCCGATGTGGTCGTCGACGTGGGCTGCGGCCCCGGCCACCTCAGCGCGGCGATGCAGCAGCGCTGGCCGCGCGCGCAGGTGATCGCGCTCGACCTCGCCCTGCCGATGCTGCGCGAGGCGCGCGGCCGCTTCGGCGAGGGCGGCTGGCGCCCGCGCCTGCTCGGCGGCGCGCGCCGGCCCGATCCGGTCTGCGCCGACGCGCGCGCGCTGCCGCTGCGCGACGCCAGCGTCGATGTGCTGTTTTCCAACCTGTGCCTGCAATGGGTCGAGGACCTGCCGGCGGTGTTCGCCGGTTTCCGTCGCGTGCTCAAGCCCGGCGGCCTGTTGCTGGTCTCGACTTTCGGCCCGGACACCCTGTTCGAACTGCGCGGCGCCTTCGCCGAAGCCGACGCGGCGCCGCACGTGAGTCCGTTCGCCTCGATCGCCCAGTTCGGCGACGCGCTGATCGCGGCCGGCTTCAAGAACCCGGTGCTGGACCGCGACGAATTCGTGCTCGGCCACGACGACCTCGGCCACCTGATGCGCGAGCTGCGCACGCTCGGCGCCACCAACGCCAGCGTCGACCGCCGCCGCAGCCTCACCGGCCGCGCCCGCTTCGCCCGCGCCGCCGAGGCCTACGAGCCGCTGCGCGGCGCCGACGGCAAGCTGCCGGCGACCTGGGAAGTGGTCTACGCCCACGCCTGGGGCCCGGAGCCGGGCACGCCGATCCGGGTCGGCGGGGTCGATGAAGTGCAGGTGCCGGCGTCGAGCATCCGCGTGCGCCAGCGGCCGTGA